In Labrus mixtus chromosome 11, fLabMix1.1, whole genome shotgun sequence, a single window of DNA contains:
- the snx10b gene encoding sorting nexin-10B isoform X1, which translates to MRKVTENTGNQPVVSVWVRDPRIRKNDFWHAYIDYEICLHTDSVCFTKKVSSVRRRFSEFVWLRQKLQENSMLMVQLPELPPKNPFFSLNNAQQITDRMKGLQKFLEQALQSPLLLSDSLLHLFLQSQLSVSKMQACAAGRTHYSVAQAVKHCGLRRFHSEEDLKKDLSMSCDSDCDSSECRDPEPRIKALALNKAASTALLDLKGTSQEENFSCTSEST; encoded by the exons ATGAGAAAAGTAACAGAAAATACTGGGAATCAG CCGGTTGTCAGTGTGTGGGTGAGGGACCCGCGGATAAGAAAGAATGACTTTTGGCATGCCTACATAGATTATGAAATTTGTTTACAT ACCGACAGTGTGTGCTTCACAAAGAAGGTCTCGAGTGTAAGAAGGAGGTTTAGTGAGTTTGTATGGCTCAGGCAGAAACTACAAGAAAATTCAATGCTCAT gGTACAGCTACCAGAACTTCCCCCAAAGAACCCTTTCTTTAGCCTGAACAATGCCCAACAGATCACTGATCGGATGAAAGGCCTCCAAAAGTTTCTGGAACA GGCCCTTCAGAGCCCTCTGCTGCTGTCCGACAGTTTGCTGCATCTTTTCCTGCAGTCACAGCTCAGCGTGTCCAAGATGCAGGCCTGTGCAGCTGGAAGGACACACTATTCTGTGGCCCAGGCAGTAAAGCATTGTGGTCTGAGGCGTTTCCACTCTGAGGAGGATCTGAAGAAGGACCTGAGCATGTCCTGTGACTCTGACTGTGACAG CTCAGAGTGTCGAGATCCAGAACCTCGGATTAAAGCTTTGGCATTAAACAAGGCGGCTAGTACGGCTTTACTCGATCTCAAGGGGACCAGCCAGGAGGAAAACTTCAGCTGCACATCTGAGTCTACATGa
- the cbx3b gene encoding chromobox protein homolog 3b → MRKKQTAKQRKTEVTTVVQEFVVEKIIRRRIFNGRVEYFLKWKGFTDAENTWEPEDNLDCPELIEHFLNTHFSEENEEEQTEVGFILKEEMTEQETEISCLQSQQRSPIMQTNSDVLEQNDEQSDTPTNLSTYLEPECIIGSTDRQGELMFLVKWKNCDEVALLPAREASARCPQVVIDFYERKLTWHCGEEEL, encoded by the exons ATGAGAAAGAAGCAGACTGCCaaacagaggaagacagaggTGACTACAGTTGTCCAGGAGTTTGTGGTTGAAAAGATAATACGCCGCAGAATATTTAATGGAAGAGTGGAGTACTTTCTGAAGTGGAAAGGCTTTACAGA TGCTGAAAACACGTGGGAACCTGAGGACAATCTGGACTGCCCTGAACTGATTGAACATTTCCTAAACACCCATTTCTCTGAGGAGAATGAGGAAGAGCAAACTGAAGTAGGGTTCATTCTCAAAGAAGAAATGACAGAGCAAGAGACGGAAATT TCCTGTCTGCAGTCTCAGCAGCGGTCTCCCATCATGCAGACCAACAGCGATGTCCTCGAGCAAAATGACGAGCAGTCAGACACCCCCACTAACCTCAGCACTTACCTCGAGCCTGAATGCATCATTGgctccacagacagacagggagagctCATGTTCCTTGTCAAATG GAAGAACTGTGATGAAGTAGCCTTGCTACCTGCCCGTGAAGCCAGCGCAAGGTGTCCCCAGGTGGTCATCGACTTCTACGAGCGGAAGTTGACGTGGCACTGTGGAGAAGAGGAGCTGTGA
- the snx10b gene encoding sorting nexin-10B isoform X2: protein MQPVVSVWVRDPRIRKNDFWHAYIDYEICLHTDSVCFTKKVSSVRRRFSEFVWLRQKLQENSMLMVQLPELPPKNPFFSLNNAQQITDRMKGLQKFLEQALQSPLLLSDSLLHLFLQSQLSVSKMQACAAGRTHYSVAQAVKHCGLRRFHSEEDLKKDLSMSCDSDCDSSECRDPEPRIKALALNKAASTALLDLKGTSQEENFSCTSEST, encoded by the exons ATGCAGCCGGTTGTCAGTGTGTGGGTGAGGGACCCGCGGATAAGAAAGAATGACTTTTGGCATGCCTACATAGATTATGAAATTTGTTTACAT ACCGACAGTGTGTGCTTCACAAAGAAGGTCTCGAGTGTAAGAAGGAGGTTTAGTGAGTTTGTATGGCTCAGGCAGAAACTACAAGAAAATTCAATGCTCAT gGTACAGCTACCAGAACTTCCCCCAAAGAACCCTTTCTTTAGCCTGAACAATGCCCAACAGATCACTGATCGGATGAAAGGCCTCCAAAAGTTTCTGGAACA GGCCCTTCAGAGCCCTCTGCTGCTGTCCGACAGTTTGCTGCATCTTTTCCTGCAGTCACAGCTCAGCGTGTCCAAGATGCAGGCCTGTGCAGCTGGAAGGACACACTATTCTGTGGCCCAGGCAGTAAAGCATTGTGGTCTGAGGCGTTTCCACTCTGAGGAGGATCTGAAGAAGGACCTGAGCATGTCCTGTGACTCTGACTGTGACAG CTCAGAGTGTCGAGATCCAGAACCTCGGATTAAAGCTTTGGCATTAAACAAGGCGGCTAGTACGGCTTTACTCGATCTCAAGGGGACCAGCCAGGAGGAAAACTTCAGCTGCACATCTGAGTCTACATGa